GTATTTCATCAATACCAGTTCGTTGAGTCCGCTTGCTTTTTCGTCCATTTTTAAAGAAATCCGCTTCATTAGAAAAGTCTTTCGTAGAACCTAGCTCACTAACACTAACCTTATTTCCTTTCGCTAAATTCATAATGGTATTCCGTTTTCGCCAAATAATAAGTAATGCCCCAGCTTTTAGTACAAAACTGAGTAAAAACGAATCTAAATTTGCGCCACCAAAGAAACGATCCACTAAATCAAACAATAGAAAGACTAAACCAAAGCCTAAGCCTAACAATCCTTTGAAAAAGAAAATCCCAACTAACAAGGCACCGCCATTTTTTGCGACATCTTCTTTGTCTGGAAATAAGGAAATACCCAACAGAATTGGAAACACTAAGATCAATAACAATGCCAGCAACTGCAATAACGGATTCAAAATGGAAATCACTAAGACCACCGCACCTAAGACAATGACATTCACAAGGGTTGTTAAGCCAATAAAGAATTTTTCATGAAAGCTATCTGAACTCATATAATAATTATTTTCGCTCGATTCTTTGATCGCTTTCTCTATTTTTTCATTTTTAGCTTTCTTATCTTCTCCTTTGACAACTAAAAACTCTTTATACTTATCAGCTTTAATATCTGTTTTACCAAAATTAATCAACGCCCACGGTTTTAACACGGTCATTGTATAAAAACTATTTCGTATCGAATCTGTACTTGTTTGTTTGCCTTCACCGCCAAGCTCCTTATACAACGAATTGTTCAATTCTGAAATATCAGGTGAAACCACTGCTGTTAAATCGGCTTGTAGTTGACCACTAATAGCGTTAAAATCTTTAATCGTTTGACCACCATTAGAGAAAAAGCCGTTCCCAAACCCTAAGATAACAAAAAAGATAAATAGACGGACAAACGCACGTCCGCCACTTTTAAAGTAGTAATCTTTCACCACATACATAATGACCATTGCAAAGAAAAACAGCCCAAACATATTGAAAAATTGATTCCAAATGCTTTGCGCTGTTGTTAAAATACTATCCACACTTTCACTTAGTAGATTGAGCGTATATAATTTTTCAATCGCTGTATCGACCATGTTTGCGAGCATTTTTGCTAAAGAAAAAGGAATAGTTAACACAGAATGTAACATGCCCATTCCTTTTTCATCTAAGCCAAACCCCCAAAACGAGCCTTCAAAAGAAAATAGACTTTGTATGGATTTATCATCAAAAAATTCACGTAATATCAACAAATATCCTCCTTTCTTTTTTAAGCAGCGAACATTTCTTCTGATCGACCTGTTGTTGTTTCTTCAACTGTTTTGAACATTTCAATTAATTCTTCAAACGGACAATACACTAGAATACGATTCACACGACCGTACAAATCTTTATACAGACAATGTCTTGCTGGCATAGTGGCTAACCAGTCTAAGTTATCCTCATTCACTTCTAAGCCCATATGTTCTAAAATCAGCTCTCGTTCATCTGTTTTATCAAACGCAAAAATACGACCGAAGTTTCCGCTCTCATCATCCGTATTGACATCACGAATCGATTGTGTAATTAAAATTAATTGATTATTTTGTGATCGACCGACTTTTCGCATATCGGCTACAACATCTGATCCCCCGCGAGCAACCGTGAATATCCACGCTTCATCAAAGGCAACATACGTGTGTTCCGCATAGTCACGCTTTCCGAATTGTTCACAGAACTTCCCTAAAGGCAACATCAATGCAATATTTTTCTTTTGTACTGCTGAATAACTTCTGGGATCATCCGTTGCTTTCGGCAATTTTAATCCAGCAATTTCTAAAATCGTTACCTTATTTGTTAAATTCAACCCTTCTGTATCACCATAAGAAAATGCTAACTGTAATGTACTGCCTTCTACAATTTCAAATAAAGCATTACCACTTTTCTTCACTTCTTCATTATTCGATTGCTTCATTCGTGTAATGACATGCATTAGACCTACTTTTTCACCCGCTTCACGCTCTGCAATCACTTTTTTCACATTCCGCAACATTTCCACACGTGCATCCTCTTTATCTGAAAAGTCATAGATTTGTTCAAAAATAGATTCTGCTGTATCTTTTGCATCTGCACCAGTTAAGAAACAAATAGGATCAAGTACGCCCCAATTTTCTTTTTTATCTGGATCAAGCGTGACAAAGTGGTACTCTTTCAAATAGGAAATAAACAATGGATATTTTTTCTGATACTTTTTATTATTTATCACTCGCATGATCCATTTTTTGTACTCGGACTTAGGATCAACATATAATCCCCGACCTTTCATGTAACTACTCAATACAAATAAGAATTTCGCAAGAAATGATTTACCGCCCCCTGTCGGTCCAGTAATCGCAATATGCGGACTATCAGACACTTTCCCTAATACTTGTTCACTAGCTAAAAACGGATTGTACAACACACGTTTTCGGCATGCCTTCGCTATTTCCTCTACTCGTTTGCCATTCACGTTTGACAGATTGCTTACACACCCAATTGGAAAACCGATATTATCCCCTACTCGATTATCTAAGCCGATCATCATTTCTGACAACCCTTCAACGGTTGTATAGTGTAGCCAATCTTTCGTATTAAACAACGGTTCGGCTGGTAAATATTTATGAAATAGCTTCATTTGATCGGCTGTTCCATTGACGACTTCCACTTTGGCAGAATCAATTAAATTAATAACGGCTGACGATCGCTTTTGACATTCACTAGGTGTGTCACCAAAAACCGCAAAACAGGCAATCCATTTTAAAATAGGTGTTTTATTGTCTATTTTTTCTTCTAAATCACGCAACATAAAGCGATTTAACTTGCCTTTTTTACTTTCCTGATCGCCCCCCTCATAAGATTCACGAGCCACATTTTTTAATTTTCGATTGGAACGTTCTTTCTTATTTTCAATACCGCCACCGCCTTTTAACGGTTCAAAATGCCCCTTTAAATGAAATTCAACTGGAAATGGTAATTCTTGTGATAACTGAACCACATGATTTTTTCTTAAATTTGGTTTGAATTTTGCGATAGGTAAGAACGAAACATACTTTAAGCCTGCTTTTGAACGCATTTCAATAATTCCAGCGTGTTCATTTGGATCAAGGACAGTATCAGTAATGCTATAGTTACTTGATAGTTCACTCGTTACACTCATAGATTCTTTCGTCCCTCGTATGTAATGGTAATTGTAAAAATGAGCCATTTCATCACCTGACACACGAGAAGCATTGACCATACCCATATGTTGAAATAAGACTTCCTCGGTTACTGCATACCGCTCTAAAAACTCTTTATCAATCGCTAGTTGATAGCCACTGCTAGACAAAACTTTAGCGATTGCCCCTTCACAGACTTCTTGTACCTTGCCTTTTAATGTACGAGCTGAACCCACACCATTAATTCGCACACCAATATAATAATTTTCGGTTGTTAATTGCTTCAGTTCTTTTTCGATCATCGCAATGGAGCGTTCTTCCATGTTTTTTGCTAAATCAAAGAATTGTGGATCATATTCTCTTGAAAATTCTTCAAACCGCTTCTCTATATTCATAGAAAATGGATTAATTTGAATATCAATGTCTTTATACTTTGATAGACCAGCAAAAAATTGTTCTTGCTTTCGTTTGTAGTCCTCTTGCTTATTGACATTTCTTGAACTCATATCCGTTAATGGTACTTTATAATACGCCCACACATCATTTGTTTTTGTTATCAGCAAATTTTTATAAATTTTACCTAATGAACTTTGTAATTTCAAAATATCCCTCCCTTAAAAAATAAAAAAGTAGCTCAATAATTACTTGAGTTACTTTTTCTGATTCATTCGTGTTAAATTGATCCAAACACTCGATTCACTTTGCGTTTCTTTTATTCGCTGATAATAACGATCAGTAAAATCTAATTTATCAGCTACTTTTCTAAAACGATCTACTTTTTGTAATTCATCATGAATACGAATCATTGGAAAATACTGCATAGGTGGCAATTCTTCTTCAATCATAAAATCACTCACTTTTTCTTGTTCGTACACACATTTTTCATGATTGATTTTTACTTTTTCATCCTGATAGAATGACCACTTCGGCAACTGCCATTCCCACAAATACACCGCATAATCATAAACAAATTTAAACGGTGTCTTTCCTTCTGGTTCATATCGATTAAGAATCGTCATTAGCCCATAACTACAAACACCTGTAAAAAGAATCGTAAAACGGTTCAATCCAAACGCTACTTTCCAAAAAAACAACCCCAATACTGCACAAGAAGCGATCACAACGACAATATCTTGTGAAGCATACGCACGACTTAATTTAAACTTTTTTGTTAATTCTCGTACCATCGTTGGTGCATTAAAAGGTTCACGATAATCAAATATATATTTCTCTTGTTTTCCTTTCATCCTATTCTCCTTTACAAATGATTGCGTACGCTGGAGCGACCGATATATATTTCCGTATCTCTCCAGACGTATTCATGCTACCCACCAAAAATAGAACTAAACAGGTCATTCCCTTTGTTCAATACAGTTTCTGGAGAACTAGCAAACCAAAATAGGAACATTGCAACCACAACTGTAATCACCATTTTTGCTGGTGATCCTTGTTGCCATTCTTTAACCGCTTGAACAACTGCCAATACACCAATAATACTACCTACCCAACTTAGCACCTGATTTGTAAATGAAGATAGATTAATCGCTCCCTCTGCAAATACAGGATTATAGCTAAATAAAAATAACAACATCACATATGATCCTACAATAATTCGTTGTTGCCATACTCTTTTTTTCATCTGTTTCTTTACTGATAAATCAGTCATTCACAATCCCTCCAATATAATGTGTCATTTTCTCAACAAAAAATGTCTTTTCTTTTTTACTGATTAATAAGCTCATTTGTTCTTTGTGTACTTCTTTTGATTCTTGATCTCTTAAATAAACGGTCACATACACAACATAATTTTTATCTTTCGCTTTAACATCCGTTTTAAAGTCTGATACTTCATATCCTTTCAATGCTTCTGGCTTTGCCATAAGATATCTCATATCTTTTATGTTGCCTTCACAATACTTATCTAAAAATTCACCAACAAATTTTTCTACTTTTTCACTATCAGCTAATTTTACGGTATCAAGATTTTTTTCTTGTTCCAATGGATCAACTTTACCCTTTGTTAGTTCGATTTCATCCGTATAGTAAGGGAAACCAACTACTTTAAATCGCCCCTCATATTCTTTAAATGGAATATTCACCAACATTGATTTTTCAGTGGTCACATTTTCTAAATATTTTTCTTTCACTTTCTTTTTGTCTTTAGTAACTTCACGCTCTTTTTCAACTGGATTCGTCACTTCAACGGTTGTACGATAGACCGCTACTAAGAAATCTTGTTCTTTTTTCAAATCATACAATTCTTTTTTCACTAGCTTTTGCGTAGTATTGGTTCGTACCGTATCGCTCAAATCAACTGACATCATGCTTGATAATGTTTTTTGTCGTTCCTTAAAGGCTTTTTCTTCTTTTGGTACTGTTAAATACTCATTAACAAAAGGATCAAGCCAACGCTGATATAACGGAGAACCAGACACGCTCTGCCCTTCTAGTTGTCCTTTTGCTTTATCAATCATAGCAACCGTCTCTTTTCTGATTACCTTTGCTTTATTAAGAGCTTGTTGCGACTTTAGATAGCTAAATGGTACTAATAACACTAAAAAGAATAATACTGACCATACCAACACTCGTGCAGTGCGAGGTTTCATTTCTTTTTTTGTTTGCATTGGTTTATGTTTTTCTAATTTTATTCGCTTAAAAAATGTCACTTAGTCACTCCCTTTCCTGTTTCTACCGACAATAATTGACACAATTTCTGATAACTAAACAAATACACTCGGTACACCCCATAAAAAAAAGAACCCAGCAATAACAACACGGCTGAATACTTAAACGAAACAACGAACAATACAATAAATAAGCTTGTCGCAATCACAACGATTTTACGGAATAACTTTGTCATATAAAAACCTCCTTTTTTCAATGTTGACATGGATTTATTTCATTACTTTTCATGATTCATCACCTTCTTTCTACTCAATTTTTTTGAACATAATTGATTGTTTCTCAAAAGTTTTCAAAAAAGTTAACTTTGTTACTCTGTCAGCGTATGTTCGCCTATTGACTTTATAGCCAGAAGGCGAAAAACCTTCTTTGTAAAAATAATAGAAATAGCTTCCATACATCTTTTCGCCAGTTGGTGTTCGTGTATATCGTCCTTCCACAAACACACTCGTTATTGCAGATAGTGCATATTCCGCACTAAATTCCTTTTTCACATTAAAGGGAATATCACTTAATCCAACATTTTCTAAAATGAACTTCTTATGTTCTTCAAAATGAACAATATCTTCATCATCAATCGGTGTTTCAATGACCGTAAAACGGTAATCTTCTAACATTTCAACGACAGGTTTATGATGATATTTTTTATAAAATTCACTTTTCGGTTTTAGAATTGGTGTTATTCTGTTACCGTTCATACTTATTTTTCCCTTTCACATAGTCTTTATAGTAATAAGAGAAGCTGTCCATAAAATCAGTCGCTAGTTTTTCTAATCCTCGATTGACCGCTGTTATTGATCGACTAATAATTAGTTCTTCATAGCCTTCTGGATAATCATCATGTTTCCTGAAATAATCTCTAGCAAGCCTTTTCTCTCTTTCCAAAATGAAAGAGTATCCCCCTTCTACAAAAACTTCCCGTTTCATTTCTTTCATTCTTTTTACTTGATCCACATGAGACAAAATAAAATGTTCCTCATCAATGACTTGCGCCGAACGTTTGAATAAATGTGATCGTTTCAAAAAATTTACTTTTACTTGTTCCAACAAAGTATCTTCATCTGGCGCACGCCCATGTTGTTTTACAAAAGTATCAAAGAACAGCTCACTAGATTTCTTTTCTAGTTCCAACAACGATTCTTCACGAGCAGATAGCTTATTGGCATCACCTACTAATAAAATTCGCTTAAACGATTGGATATATTGTTTCACAAAAGTATCTCTGTCTAATTCTTCTGTTAAAAAACGAACCATCAAAATAACCTCTCTTTCTAAAAGAAAAAAGCAGCCATTCAATCATGACTACTTCCTTCTGTATTTTTTAATCTTTTGTTTCAACTAATTCATTATTGACAATTTCCCATTCAAACCATTCAGAAAAGTCTCGTTTAAATCCGTTTTGACTATACTTCTCTTGTAACAAGTATTCTTCTTCATTATTTGCATCCAAATAAGTTGGCTTATCCTTTGGACGAGCATATACACCGATCCACGTTGCATAATCACCTTCAAAATAACTATCAGGTACAAAATCTTTCGCTAATAATAATTTTCTTGCTTTTGCTTCCAGTTCCCCTTTATTTTTCGGCTGATAATGTTTATATTCTTTGTAAACAGCCCGAAAATCTGAAACTGAAATAGTAAAAAGTTTTACTGCATAAAAATAATCATCCCAAACACCTCTATTTACAGGTTGAATATCTTGTTCGTAAATAGAGAATAAATGACGAAATCGTTTGCTTTCTTTTTCACGTTCTTCAATTTCAGAAAAATTATTTTCAAATGCTTTTTTCAAAAACGGAATGTTTAATTCTCCAGTTTTATCAAGCTCCTCTATCTTTTGGCTTGTTTTTTTCAGTATATTCGTTGTTTCTTTGACAACTTCTGTTTGTTGACGGACTTCTCTTGTAAATTTTGTAGCCAGTTCTTCACTCATAAACGCAACTCCTTTCATTTTTAGAAAGCATATTCTTCTTCTAAATCGAACTCTTGGCTCATGTACTCTCTTAAATCACTATTATTTCCATTGCCTAAAAGTAAATCTTTTGCATCCACGCAGACCATTTCAATCATTTCTTCATGTTTTTCTTTTAGTTCTGCTAGATCGATACGTTCCATCAATTCGTTCGTTCCCATGTAATTATCAATCAGTTTTATCATTTTTAGGGAAGGTGCTAGATAATTGGTTAACCAACGAAGTGTTTTTTCAATACTAGGCTTTTCACCTTTTACAGAAAGTTTTAACCCTTCCAATTTATCAATGACGTTATACCACGATTGACAGAAAACTTTCATTCCATTTTCAATTTCATAAACATTTAATGAGGCATTGATAATTTCCTTCACTAGCCAGTCTAAGCTTTCACCACTGGATAGAAAATATTCAACAAATAGAAACGCTTTTTCATCCGCTAATCGAATTTCATACCGATTTTTAATTTCATGTTTTAATCGAGCATCTTCGACTG
This sequence is a window from Enterococcus wangshanyuanii. Protein-coding genes within it:
- a CDS encoding CD3337/EF1877 family mobilome membrane protein; translated protein: MILREFFDDKSIQSLFSFEGSFWGFGLDEKGMGMLHSVLTIPFSLAKMLANMVDTAIEKLYTLNLLSESVDSILTTAQSIWNQFFNMFGLFFFAMVIMYVVKDYYFKSGGRAFVRLFIFFVILGFGNGFFSNGGQTIKDFNAISGQLQADLTAVVSPDISELNNSLYKELGGEGKQTSTDSIRNSFYTMTVLKPWALINFGKTDIKADKYKEFLVVKGEDKKAKNEKIEKAIKESSENNYYMSSDSFHEKFFIGLTTLVNVIVLGAVVLVISILNPLLQLLALLLILVFPILLGISLFPDKEDVAKNGGALLVGIFFFKGLLGLGFGLVFLLFDLVDRFFGGANLDSFLLSFVLKAGALLIIWRKRNTIMNLAKGNKVSVSELGSTKDFSNEADFFKNGRKSKRTQRTGIDEIPDELEPSGTIPRNYSDYEHVGARDDAILNSTVDNLSTDRIYHEQSPNELSGMNHMSQSETSTWDSISMDGSDQATTNLSELSNDMDSVVIPQSGTPYSSIPSHLMPEDDEDVRSRLRANQHNPYASIVLDNEDEEELQKRMAQSGVYSYEQENESFDPISSYQEEPPAMNEYKDHVSYNQSIPDLRIVDEAYFESLDRELSGLRGDSIDEGEQLYA
- a CDS encoding conjugal transfer protein; protein product: MTFFKRIKLEKHKPMQTKKEMKPRTARVLVWSVLFFLVLLVPFSYLKSQQALNKAKVIRKETVAMIDKAKGQLEGQSVSGSPLYQRWLDPFVNEYLTVPKEEKAFKERQKTLSSMMSVDLSDTVRTNTTQKLVKKELYDLKKEQDFLVAVYRTTVEVTNPVEKEREVTKDKKKVKEKYLENVTTEKSMLVNIPFKEYEGRFKVVGFPYYTDEIELTKGKVDPLEQEKNLDTVKLADSEKVEKFVGEFLDKYCEGNIKDMRYLMAKPEALKGYEVSDFKTDVKAKDKNYVVYVTVYLRDQESKEVHKEQMSLLISKKEKTFFVEKMTHYIGGIVND
- a CDS encoding Phi-29-like late activator is translated as MSEELATKFTREVRQQTEVVKETTNILKKTSQKIEELDKTGELNIPFLKKAFENNFSEIEEREKESKRFRHLFSIYEQDIQPVNRGVWDDYFYAVKLFTISVSDFRAVYKEYKHYQPKNKGELEAKARKLLLAKDFVPDSYFEGDYATWIGVYARPKDKPTYLDANNEEEYLLQEKYSQNGFKRDFSEWFEWEIVNNELVETKD
- a CDS encoding ATP-binding protein, encoding MKLQSSLGKIYKNLLITKTNDVWAYYKVPLTDMSSRNVNKQEDYKRKQEQFFAGLSKYKDIDIQINPFSMNIEKRFEEFSREYDPQFFDLAKNMEERSIAMIEKELKQLTTENYYIGVRINGVGSARTLKGKVQEVCEGAIAKVLSSSGYQLAIDKEFLERYAVTEEVLFQHMGMVNASRVSGDEMAHFYNYHYIRGTKESMSVTSELSSNYSITDTVLDPNEHAGIIEMRSKAGLKYVSFLPIAKFKPNLRKNHVVQLSQELPFPVEFHLKGHFEPLKGGGGIENKKERSNRKLKNVARESYEGGDQESKKGKLNRFMLRDLEEKIDNKTPILKWIACFAVFGDTPSECQKRSSAVINLIDSAKVEVVNGTADQMKLFHKYLPAEPLFNTKDWLHYTTVEGLSEMMIGLDNRVGDNIGFPIGCVSNLSNVNGKRVEEIAKACRKRVLYNPFLASEQVLGKVSDSPHIAITGPTGGGKSFLAKFLFVLSSYMKGRGLYVDPKSEYKKWIMRVINNKKYQKKYPLFISYLKEYHFVTLDPDKKENWGVLDPICFLTGADAKDTAESIFEQIYDFSDKEDARVEMLRNVKKVIAEREAGEKVGLMHVITRMKQSNNEEVKKSGNALFEIVEGSTLQLAFSYGDTEGLNLTNKVTILEIAGLKLPKATDDPRSYSAVQKKNIALMLPLGKFCEQFGKRDYAEHTYVAFDEAWIFTVARGGSDVVADMRKVGRSQNNQLILITQSIRDVNTDDESGNFGRIFAFDKTDERELILEHMGLEVNEDNLDWLATMPARHCLYKDLYGRVNRILVYCPFEELIEMFKTVEETTTGRSEEMFAA
- a CDS encoding TcpD family membrane protein, encoding MTDLSVKKQMKKRVWQQRIIVGSYVMLLFLFSYNPVFAEGAINLSSFTNQVLSWVGSIIGVLAVVQAVKEWQQGSPAKMVITVVVAMFLFWFASSPETVLNKGNDLFSSIFGG
- a CDS encoding TcpE family conjugal transfer membrane protein yields the protein MKGKQEKYIFDYREPFNAPTMVRELTKKFKLSRAYASQDIVVVIASCAVLGLFFWKVAFGLNRFTILFTGVCSYGLMTILNRYEPEGKTPFKFVYDYAVYLWEWQLPKWSFYQDEKVKINHEKCVYEQEKVSDFMIEEELPPMQYFPMIRIHDELQKVDRFRKVADKLDFTDRYYQRIKETQSESSVWINLTRMNQKK